Proteins from a genomic interval of Medicago truncatula cultivar Jemalong A17 chromosome 3, MtrunA17r5.0-ANR, whole genome shotgun sequence:
- the LOC11415899 gene encoding senescence associated gene 20, which yields MRTLTGDTTAVDTFRFVPQSVISFGSTVIVEGCDTSRAISWVHALTVVDGIVTQVREYFNTSLTVTHFAGKDSGEIVPANPGGFHCVWESSVSDRVGKSVPGLVLAI from the coding sequence ATGCGCACACTCACTGGCGATACCACCGCCGTTGATACCTTCCGTTTTGTTCCTCAGTCCGTCATCTCTTTCGGCTCCACCGTTATTGTTGAAGGCTGCGATACCTCACGCGCTATTTCCTGGGTTCACGCGCTGACTGTTGTGGATGGGATAGTCACTCAGGTTAGGGAGTATTTCAACACTTCCCTTACCGTCACACACTTCGCCGGGAAAGACTCCGGTGAGATTGTGCCGGCTAATCCCGGTGGTTTTCATTGTGTTTGGGAAAGTAGCGTTTCTGATCGGGTCGGTAAATCCGTACCCGGTTTGGTCCTCgcaatataa